In one Umezawaea sp. Da 62-37 genomic region, the following are encoded:
- a CDS encoding permease prefix domain 1-containing protein, protein MAEAGVIDGYVGELDGRLRGPAAAKADLLAEARDSLADAAEHYRDGGLPAEEAERRAVEEFGPLAVVAPGYQAELAVAHAAGMLRTLMVLIPLTNVVWELNRMFWIGPWPSFHGAPTPDWYLFVSHANGYVPWIITAGAAASLLVGRLLSRRGVSGTALGRLAAAVAVACVGSAIAFNLAVITGTAVLDAPRLLMPAPVMAATLLFYVVFFRVGLLARRCLALSAV, encoded by the coding sequence CTGGACGGACGGCTGCGCGGGCCCGCGGCCGCGAAGGCCGACCTGCTGGCCGAGGCCCGCGACAGCCTCGCCGACGCGGCGGAGCACTACCGCGACGGCGGCCTGCCCGCCGAGGAGGCCGAGCGCCGGGCGGTCGAGGAGTTCGGGCCGCTCGCCGTCGTGGCCCCCGGCTACCAGGCGGAACTGGCCGTGGCGCACGCCGCGGGCATGCTGCGGACGCTCATGGTGCTGATCCCGCTGACCAACGTCGTGTGGGAGCTCAACCGGATGTTCTGGATCGGCCCGTGGCCGAGCTTCCACGGCGCGCCCACCCCCGACTGGTACCTGTTCGTCTCGCACGCCAACGGCTACGTCCCGTGGATCATCACCGCGGGCGCGGCGGCCTCGCTGCTCGTCGGGCGGCTGCTGTCCCGGCGCGGCGTGAGCGGGACGGCGCTCGGCAGGCTCGCGGCCGCGGTGGCGGTGGCGTGCGTCGGGTCCGCGATCGCCTTCAACCTCGCCGTGATCACGGGCACCGCCGTCCTGGACGCGCCGAGGCTGCTGATGCCCGCACCGGTCATGGCGGCGACCCTCCTGTTCTACGTCGTCTTCTTCCGCGTCGGCCTGCTCGCGAGGCGCT